In bacterium, the sequence CACCCTGGACACGTCCAAGCCCAAGTACTACGTCCTCGACATGTTCCCCTACCCCTCGGGCTCGGGCCTCCACGTGGGCCACCCCGAAGGCTACACGGCCACCGACATCGTGTCGCGCTACAAGCGCATGAAGGGCTTCAACGTCCTGCACCCCATGGGCTGGGATGCCTTCGGCCTGCCCGCCGAGCAGCACGCCCTCGACACCGGCGAGCACCCCCGCGAGATCACCAAGCGCAACATCGCGAACTTCAAGCGCCAGATCAAGAGCCTCGGCTTCTCCTACGACTGGGACCGCGAGCTCAGCACCACCGATGAGGACTACTACCGCTGGACCCAGTGGATCTTCCTCCAGCTCTACAAGAAGGGCCTCGCCTACGTGGCCGAGGTGCCCGTCAACTGGTGCCCCGCCCTCGGCACGGTCCTGGCCAACGAAGAGGTCATCGACGGCAAGAGCGAGCGCGGCGGCCACCCGGTCATCCGCAAGCCCATGCGCCAGTGGATGCTCAAGATCACGGCCTACGCCGACCGCCTGATCGAGGACCTGGCCGAGCTCGACTGGCCCGAGAGCGTCCTCGAGATGCAGCGCCACTGGATCGGCCGCTCCGAGGGCGCTGAGATCGACTTCAAGGTGAAGGGCACCGCCCACGCTTTCACTGTCTTCACCAGCCGTCCCGACACCCTCTTCGGCGCGACCTACTGCGTGCTCGCCCCCGAGCACCCCTTGGTCGATCAGATCGCGACGGCCGCTCAGTTCGACGCAGTGCAGGCCTACAAAGAGCAGGCCGCGCGCAAGAGCGACCTGGACCGCACGGATCTCGCCAAGGAGAAGACCGGCGTCTTCACCGGCGCCTATGCCGTCAACCCGGTCAACGGCGAAGAAGTCCCGGTCTGGATCGCGGACTACGTGCTTGCGACCTATGGCACCGGCGCCATCATGGCGGTGCCTGGCCACGACCAGCGCGACTACGAGTTCGCCAAGGCCATGGGTCTTTCCATCCGCGAGGTGATCCAGGGCGGCAACCTTGAAGAGGCCGCCTACGCGGGCGACGGCCCCCACGTCAACTCGGGCTTCCTCGATGGGCTCGGCCTCGAAGAGGCCAAGGCCAAGATGAACGCCTGGCTCGAAGAGAAGGGCGTCGGCACCAAGAAGATCAACTACCGCCTGCGCGACTGGCTCTTCAGCCGTCAGCGCTACTGGGGCGAGCCCATCCCGGTGGT encodes:
- a CDS encoding leucine--tRNA ligase produces the protein MSKYEPSVIEPKWQAYWDAHKTFKATLDTSKPKYYVLDMFPYPSGSGLHVGHPEGYTATDIVSRYKRMKGFNVLHPMGWDAFGLPAEQHALDTGEHPREITKRNIANFKRQIKSLGFSYDWDRELSTTDEDYYRWTQWIFLQLYKKGLAYVAEVPVNWCPALGTVLANEEVIDGKSERGGHPVIRKPMRQWMLKITAYADRLIEDLAELDWPESVLEMQRHWIGRSEGAEIDFKVKGTAHAFTVFTSRPDTLFGATYCVLAPEHPLVDQIATAAQFDAVQAYKEQAARKSDLDRTDLAKEKTGVFTGAYAVNPVNGEEVPVWIADYVLATYGTGAIMAVPGHDQRDYEFAKAMGLSIREVIQGGNLEEAAYAGDGPHVNSGFLDGLGLEEAKAKMNAWLEEKGVGTKKINYRLRDWLFSRQRYWGEPIPVVHHIDGSIQPLDEAMLPLVLPETDEIKPSGTGESPLANIKDWVNITLPSGAEVRRETNTMPQWAGSCWYYLRFMDPKNPDAPVSKEAEQYWGPVDLYIGGAEHAVLHLLYARFWHKVLYDLGVVSTKEPFKKLFNQGMILGENNEKMSKSRGNVVNPDDVVNEYGADTLRLYEMFMGPLEAAKPWNTQNVEGSFRFLARLYRLVVAEDGLNPAIKDVPATEAMELNRTLHKTIKKVGADIEGLRFNTAISALMILVNEAYKAETLPKSIVESLVLMVAPFAPHLAEELWSRLGHAETLAYAPFPAYDEAMTVEAEVELAIQINGKIKGKVVVAADADQAAILSQAKVVEGIPEQLDGKTIVKEIVVPGRLVNLVVK